The sequence below is a genomic window from Xiphophorus maculatus strain JP 163 A chromosome 18, X_maculatus-5.0-male, whole genome shotgun sequence.
caccacatcagacaggacactgcccagacggacaaactgtggcctgcctgtcaagtagtcagtaacccaggagatcactgagtcgttgacacccatcctccgcagcttctcacccagcagcagaggctggatggtgttggaggcactggagaaatcaaagaatgtgattctcacagtgtctcctccaccatccaggtgtgacagtgctcgttgcagcaggaagatgacggcatcgtccactcctaagtggggctggtaggcaaattgcagggggtctagaaacgtcctcacctgaggcctcagctgggccaggaccagtctctccatgaccttcatcacatgagatgtgagagcaactggtctgtagtcctctgggtcggatggccttggcttcttgggaacaggaaccacatgtgatgtcttccaccgcagcgggactctctccagcctcaagctcaggttgtacatgtgtgccagtacaggggacagctggatggagcaggtcttcaggatccgtggtgtaatgccatcaggtcctgcagccttcccctgGTGTAATCGCTCCAACTGTCTCTTAATCTGGCCTGTAGTCACCGTTAGCTGGGGGtaggtgttgttgtctgcagtggagatgggggaggaggggggggctGAAGGAGAGGGATGGTGTGCAGGAGAATGCAGGTAGGTGGTTTGAACGACTtggggcagtgtggatgtgtggggggCTGGTGGTGGTATGGGAGTAGCAGGAGGTGAGCtaaacctgttgaaaaactggttaaactggtttgcTCTATCGAGGCTCCCAGATGTCTGTGTGTCCTTCCCCTTCATTCCAGCGATGTTCttcattcctttccacacatctctcacactgttctgctcgagtttggactcaagcttcctcctgtagttgtccttgcatgtcctcagtgtctctctgagttcacgctggactctcctctgctcctccttatctccagacctgaaagccatcttctttttgtttaggtCACTTCAGGTCGCTGGTAATCCAGGGTTTGTTGTTGGAGAAGCAGCGCACGGTCCGGGCTGGCATGACAGTGTCCTCACAGAATCTGATGTAGTCCgtgatgcagtcagacatgttgtctatgtcctccccatgaggcccacagagcacatcccagcggcttcaaccaccagggggctctctagcaggaagtgaataattggaaatcaaagaagaaagggctgcttttcatttattacctgtacatgctagcagcaggcacgacggagaaatgttttcaaactcattcctctcatcatggaaacaacacgaagttcatatgatgcagcttttgaGTTGAAGGCTATCAATCTGGTAGCACAGATCGATAGCCGCTGCAGTAAGCGCGGCGTGAACTGACCCACGGTTCGGCGTTGGAGACGGAGGGCAGcaatagcagatttattaaggacTCTGCCCTCTGCTGTGGAAAAGCGAGAGCGGTGGAGAGACCAGCGGCTTATATATggatgtttccagtttttaaaaaaactttgtggATGAGGCTTATAGAAAGGTGAGCtctatagtctggaaaatacggTAGATTGTTGCTCGGTTTTATGTTGGTGATATTTCTACGGCTGTGGTCTTGAAGTTAAATGCCGAGGCCGGCTTCGAGAACTGTGTTCAAATTTGATGAAAAGTGgttcaatttagtttttaaactaatatTCAGATTATTTCCGTCAAGATAAAAGTTTCTTAGAAAGCAGTGTTTTGtggtaaaatgtgtttattagtgagaacatttaaaaacatgaagcatAAAACATTGACTATTTTACatagaaaagaaacaattcTGTCAGAACCACCTTACAATAATCAGATAGAAGCTGAACAATAACCTGCCTGATCCGGTTCtactgaaatgtatttctgcttctcattaaaagcaaacatgtcTGTTTCTGTTCCTTCCAGGCGCTAGCAGACGCTCTTCATTCAAACCCAAACAGGACGAAGGTTCTGCCTCCGGGAGGCGGGCCTTCATCATGAACACCCAGCTCCCGTCATGGCCGCCTCAAACAGAGCACAAGCGACATGTGAAGACATAATcataaagtttatgtttttatcctaaagacactgaaataaaatgatttgcTTATGTTTCCATCAGGATGTTAAACCCGAGCGTCCTTTCAGGAATAATCCGATTTAAGCTCCAACATGACCAGGAGTCCTTTCCACCAAGCTGGTTCTGCTACCGATCTGCAAAAACCAGGGGCCTAAATGAGTCAAATAGCCAATATGAGTCGGTACCACTTTGAGTCCAGAACCGGTACTGATCTGAGGTTCTGTTACCAGGAGAAGGACGAGGATTCAGCATGATGAGTCTGAGCTAATCGTGAGAACCAGCTCAGACCAAACATGGCTTCCTGCTGAAGTCTGGAGCACTGGGCTGGTTCAGAACTGGATcagaactggatcagaaccaggacagGTGGGCAACAGAAGATCAGAAAACCGGCATGATTCTGGTTGGAGTCACATAAATATCGATAAAACCGGTAATCGGTTCAGATCTGCTGAGCTTTCAGTCAAACTTctgattatttgaaaactgaaagGTTTTAATTAGCAGCTGATGTTCCTTTCAGAAGCGCCtggttattaaaataaatagaaaactacaaataaatatcagttcAGCACCTTAAAATGCAGAAGCGGTTCTAATAACAGCTAATATTTACAGACGAAAGGAACTCGTACACAAGACTTCAGCCTCTTTGTGGCAGTAACAACATACTGCAGCCAGTCCTTTAGGGGCtggcctttgactaggccttcTGACACGTTATAGTCAATATCAAAGCAGCTTATTGATCAAAGGACTTAAATGCTCTAATTAGTCACTAACTGAATCAATCCACCAGTTTTCTGTTCAGTCTAACCATTAATTCGACTGGACTTGTGGTTAGAAGGAGGAACTGCATCCTGTTAAATCTGGCTGTGGATCAGACGGAGCTGGTCTTAGGATAAGTGTTTATTCggtttgttttctcttccaGATCTGATCTCTCCCATAAACATTACAGCTAAAACGGTTTGTATTTTCCCAGATAAACAACTCGATAACCTGAGAAACAACTAAAATGATCCGCGGATCATTTTATCAACAGCGGATCAACAGTTACACCTTTTGGTGTAACTGTCCACAAACAGATTCCATGAATGAAATACCATTTCTGTTCACAAATCACATTAATTTCCAaacaaacctgaaaagtgtATTGGTTGGGTTAGTTGTGAACTCTAATTTTCTCCATAGTTGCCTTTCTAGGCAACTTTCTCTTCTCTGTGGATCTTCATGTGTGTATTTAAGGTGGACTTGCGGTTAAAGTGCCGTCCACAAATGTCACAACCAAATGGTttttctccagtgtggatcctaACGTGTCTGTCTAAACTGGTCTTCAGGTTGAATCTATACCCGCAGACTTTGCAGCAGAAGGGTTTCTCCCCTGTATGGATGATCATGTGTTTCTTCACACTGGGCTTCGCTGTGAACCTTTGCCCACAGAGATGGCAGCCAAATGGCTTCACTCCCGAATGCACTctcatgtgtttgtttgcagCTGATTTGACCATGAATCTCTTCCCACAGAAATCACAGGCATATGGTTTCTCCCCAGTGTGAATTCTCAGGTGGAAGGTCAGGTCGGTTTTGTTGGTGAACCTCTTGCTGCACTGAACGCAGCCAAAgggtttctctcctgtgtggacCTTCATGTGTCTGGTTAAATGCGACTTGCGGCTGAATCGTTGTCCACAGACGTCGCAGTTGAGCGGCTTCTCTCCGGTGTGGATTCTCTGGTGGGTGTTTAGATGCGACTTGGATCTGAAGTCTTGTCCACACACGTCACAGCTGTAGGGTTTCTCCCCTGTGTGAATCCGAATGTGTGCTTTCAGATTCGCCTTGTAGAAAAATTTCTGCCCACAGAGATCACAAACAAATGGTTTTTCTCCGCTGTGGATTCGCAGGTGTGAATTCAAGCAACTTTTACTGGTGAACCTTTTAGTGCACTGGTTGCAGCCAAACTGCTTTTCTCTGATTGGTTCCTCTCCAGAGTGGGCTTTCATGTGTCGGTTCGCTGCCGACTTGTCCTTGAATCTTTGCTCGCACATGTCGCAGCCAAATGGTTTCTCGTCAGAATGAACTCTCTGGTGTGAGTTGAGGCGGCACTTACTAGCAAACTTTCTGCCGCATTTCTCACACTGGAAGGGTTTCTCCCCAGAGTGGATGGTCATGTGTCTGTTCAGGTGAGACTTTCGACCAAATCTTTGCTTGCAGACGTCGCAGCCAAACGGTTTCTCCCCTGTGTGGATTATTGTGTGAAGGTTTAAGTGACTTTTTCTCttgaaacttttcccacagatgtcacaactaaaacatttctCCTCCTTCCCGTCAGGTCTTTGTTGTGAATGACTTGCCATGTGACTCTGAAGGGAGCGCTTGGAGGCGAACCGTTTACTGCACTCGGCGCAGCTCCAAGCTCTGCTGGGAATTCTCCCCTTCACCTTGCGAAAGCCGCTCTCCTCACAGTCGTCTTCACTCCCTTCGGTTTCAGCCTCGGAGTCTGACAAGGGCTTGAGTTGAGCGTCAGAATGGTTCTCATCatcaccctcctcttcctcgctgaCCTCAGTGTCTGAAGAGCTGGAAGTGTCTCCATGTGTGTTGGGATCTGAGATCCTTCTGGATCTTCCTCCTTCTCCATCCTCTTCATCGCTTTCTGACTTCATCTGGTTCACCGAGCTGATGCTAGGGAGAGCGCCCAGTAAGACCGGAggcttctcctcctcttcctcatcttcgTCCTCACTCTTCACTCTTCTTCTGGTGCTCTCCATCTCCTCATTCATGTCCAGCTGCTCCCCCGCCACACTGTCCCagagctcctcctgctcctccttgATCCGGACGGGTTCTGGGTCCCAGTCAGAGCGGGGCTCCTCCGGGGAATCTTCTCTGACGGTGGCAGTGGGACGAACGTCTGCAGGGAACCACAAGATGGACGTTACAAGCATCTGCTCAAGTCGATGttgaaaacatacagaaataGAACAGGAGCCACTAGAAATGAACCCAACATGTTCATTCTAATCAATTAGTCTCCTCAGCTTCACTCACACCGagcctggttctgattctgctaGAACGTCCTGGAGTTGTTTCTTTCCACTGTCGCCCTGTGCATCCCTTGGAagaatccatccattttctaacaccttgtccctactggggtcaggaggagctgctgcctgtccagcgagaggcggggtcacctggacaggtcgccagcctgtcgcagggcaacacagagacagacaggacaaacaaccaggcacacacacacacacacacacacccctagaatttagagagaccaattatcctgacagtcatgtttttggactgtgggaggaagccggagaagcGGAgggaacccaccatgcacagggagaaaatgctaactccgtgcagaaagacccggaccaggaatcgaacccaggaccttcttgctgcaaggccaCCGTGccactgtgccactgtgcagccccccTAGGAAGAATAACTCCTCTAATAACTGAACCAGAATCTGAACCTactgaagctaaaactgtcagAAACTGACATGTTATACATATACAAGAAAATCCATTTCTGCTAACATTGCATGTTAGAGTAATGacatgaaacaagaaaaactgaaatattaaagcttTTTCATAATTCCAACTTGAGACAACGTGATTTTTTGATCGTTTTGAAATAggagcaataaaatgttttcttgttgccTGAGAATTAGCAGCATCAACAAAAGGTTTAACAGTTTCAATCCTGAAGCTCCTTGTGGATGTAATTGGCATCAATTACAATAACTGTCAGcgcaatgtttacatttatattcTCTAATTGATTCAACGTCTGATTAGCAGCAAAAACGAAAGTTTGTTGCATAATGGGATATAAATTTATATCCTACTGCCTCAAAGGTCTTAGCTTCAGAAATCAGGGCAGAATAACTGGTGCAGTCACAGCTAACCTGcgacttattttaatttatgtttacatttaaaactcttGTTCTTATTTTCTGTCCTGTTGTGTTTCTCTAATAAAACTTTGGGAAACAACATCGCGCCAAACTGTCTCTATGTACAGTTCAGTGtgttaataataatgaatagaAGGAGAAAGCATGTTCTGTATTTCCCGCTCTCATTACTTCCGAGTTCATTGAAAGGTCACGCGGATAACGACGTTAACGTCAAAAGTCAGTCTGACTTTTACCGTAATAACCGTGTGAGCGGAGCTAATTTTAGCATCGAGCTAACCTCCGCTGTTTTGACTGAAGCAGCTCCCGGCCTGCAGCTCCCATCCCGGATGAAGAAGGTAAATCTCCAAACCTGATGTGTGCAGCCGATGTTCGGGGCTGAAAGCAGCATCCAGTATTTCGTGTCTCTGCTCCTCTGCTGCATCCAGTCGCTGTTTGACCTGCTGTCTCCACATCTCTGCTAGCTTTTCTCTCTCCAAACTTTCCTTTAACAGTTACTGAGCAGTTCCAGCTGAGCCTCAAACCGTTTCTCTTCTTTCCAGGGTTCAccaactgctgctgtttctgtcttACAGCTTTATTAACTCTCCCGCTGCTGCTCCGTGGACAGAAACCCGAGAAAACACGGAGGACGGCGCTCCAACTGCCGCCATTGTACCGGAGAGAAGCACGAGTCTGCGCACTGGGGTCAGAGGCTGGAGCCGCCAATCACGGAGTAGAACACCAGGAAGTCCCGCCCACATTAAGTTTCGCCACACGTTTCGTTGCCGCCATGTTCCGAGTGGCATTTTCTTCACAATAGAAGCTGAATTTGTAGCACATTTCTTTGCAAGCTGTTTATTCTGTGATGCATTTGAAAtgcagtatatttttaaatacatcgaataattaaattaactttaatgtGATGAAATAAGTACCCAGTACTACAATGTACCCagtaaaagttaaacatttctAGACCTCCATTGACACAAAAGgtgtattttaaatttcatttagactaattaattttttttccagctagttgagcattttaaaaatagaactTTAACTGCATcgtttaaattaaatctaaatgcTTCAACTATTACAGTGAAAGttgcacaataaaataaaactgagaaagtGTATATATAATAATTAAATCATGTCTCCAAATTGATATGAAATATTTTGGTTTCCTATTGAAGGATCAATAATTATCCATTCAGCAAGTTCCttgttctttttaatgtaaCTCATCCAACGTGTGAAACCTACCGTGAGGACAGTAAAGGTGGGGCTCAGACGCTCAGAGGGCTCAGACGCTGTGCTCCAGGACCGGTTCAGGAATACAGATTGGActattttccaccatacagacttggatcagtacgcctcatctgtactgaaccatatTTCCACCACCATAGAACGTGTTACCACCTGCAAACGCATTACCATGTACCCcaaccagaaaccctggatgaacAGAGACGTTCGTCTCCTGCTGAAGGCCCGCAACATCGCCTTCAGGTCAGGGGATGCACTGACTTACAGAGCAGCCagggctgagctgaagaggggaatcaagaaggccaaacaccactacaaaaggaaggtggaggatcaTTTTTCTAACGCCAACCCCCGAcgtatgtggcaaggccttcAGATTCCCACAGACTACAAGAACCCCAAAACCACCCCCGCTTCTACTgatgtctccttcctcaacgaacttaacaacttctatgctcgttttgagagagggaataccacaactgcaaccaaagcagctaccaccccaggccaacagccactgactttcctccccactgacgtaggagcggctctgagcaggattaaatcccacaaggctgcgggtcctgatgccatacctggacgtgtcctcagaacgtgctctggggagctggcaggaTGCTGATggacatcttcaacctgtccctggcccgcgctgtggtaccgacctgcttcaagtctaaccccaagaatcccaacccaaccagactcaatgactaccgcccggtagccctcacccccatcattaccaagtgcttggagcggctggtcctagcacacctcagatcctgtGTCCCCCCCACATtagacccccaccaatttgcatacaggcagaacaggagcacagaggatgcagtctctatagcgctgcactctgtcctttctcacctggacagtaagaacacttacgccagactgctgttcttagattttagttcagcattcaacactgtcatcccatcacaactcattaccaaactcacagacctcggcatcagtccactcatgtgtaactggttgctcgacttcctgaccagtcgacctcaacatgtccggctggacaaccacttctcatccaccatcatcataaacaccggagtgccacaaggctgtgtgatgagtcccttcctctactccctcttcacctacgactgcagacctgtccacggctctaacgccatcatcaagttcgcagacgacaccacggtgatcggcctcatcagagataatgacgaggccgcttacagggaggaggtagaccgtctggctgagtggtgcgacaaaaacaacctgcagctgaacaccgagaagaccaaggagcttatcgtggacttcaggaggaacgctgacccacatccacccatccacattaaggggacagtggtggagcgtgtggacacctttaagttcctgggagtccacatctccgaggacctgacttggacgaccagctgctccaaactcattaagaaggcgcatcagcgcctcttcttcatgaggaccct
It includes:
- the LOC102232785 gene encoding gastrula zinc finger protein XlCGF57.1-like isoform X2 — its product is MDSSKGCTGRQWKETTPGRSSRIRTRLDVRPTATVREDSPEEPRSDWDPEPVRIKEEQEELWDSVAGEQLDMNEEMESTRRRVKSEDEDEEEEEKPPVLLGALPSISSVNQMKSESDEEDGEGGRSRRISDPNTHGDTSSSSDTEVSEEEEGDDENHSDAQLKPLSDSEAETEGSEDDCEESGFRKVKGRIPSRAWSCAECSKRFASKRSLQSHMASHSQQRPDGKEEKCFSCDICGKSFKRKSHLNLHTIIHTGEKPFGCDVCKQRFGRKSHLNRHMTIHSGEKPFQCEKCGRKFASKCRLNSHQRVHSDEKPFGCDMCEQRFKDKSAANRHMKAHSGEEPIREKQFGCNQCTKRFTSKSCLNSHLRIHSGEKPFVCDLCGQKFFYKANLKAHIRIHTGEKPYSCDVCGQDFRSKSHLNTHQRIHTGEKPLNCDVCGQRFSRKSHLTRHMKVHTGEKPFGCVQCSKRFTNKTDLTFHLRIHTGEKPYACDFCGKRFMVKSAANKHMRVHSGVKPFGCHLCGQRFTAKPSVKKHMIIHTGEKPFCCKVCGYRFNLKTSLDRHVRIHTGEKPFGCDICGRHFNRKSTLNTHMKIHREEKVA
- the LOC102232785 gene encoding gastrula zinc finger protein XlCGF57.1-like isoform X1; this encodes MWRQQVKQRLDAAEEQRHEILDAAFSPEHRLHTSDVRPTATVREDSPEEPRSDWDPEPVRIKEEQEELWDSVAGEQLDMNEEMESTRRRVKSEDEDEEEEEKPPVLLGALPSISSVNQMKSESDEEDGEGGRSRRISDPNTHGDTSSSSDTEVSEEEEGDDENHSDAQLKPLSDSEAETEGSEDDCEESGFRKVKGRIPSRAWSCAECSKRFASKRSLQSHMASHSQQRPDGKEEKCFSCDICGKSFKRKSHLNLHTIIHTGEKPFGCDVCKQRFGRKSHLNRHMTIHSGEKPFQCEKCGRKFASKCRLNSHQRVHSDEKPFGCDMCEQRFKDKSAANRHMKAHSGEEPIREKQFGCNQCTKRFTSKSCLNSHLRIHSGEKPFVCDLCGQKFFYKANLKAHIRIHTGEKPYSCDVCGQDFRSKSHLNTHQRIHTGEKPLNCDVCGQRFSRKSHLTRHMKVHTGEKPFGCVQCSKRFTNKTDLTFHLRIHTGEKPYACDFCGKRFMVKSAANKHMRVHSGVKPFGCHLCGQRFTAKPSVKKHMIIHTGEKPFCCKVCGYRFNLKTSLDRHVRIHTGEKPFGCDICGRHFNRKSTLNTHMKIHREEKVA